From the genome of Poecile atricapillus isolate bPoeAtr1 chromosome 23, bPoeAtr1.hap1, whole genome shotgun sequence, one region includes:
- the RABIF gene encoding guanine nucleotide exchange factor MSS4: MAAPCAEMEPAAPPPSPPAPPAAAPGSAGLVCAQGRNLRAVLCQRCGSRVLLPGAATFARRELLLPAMRKKAAAAAAGGGGDVLREHWLVRDMFSFENVGFTRDVGNVKFLVCADCEAGPIGWHCLDDKDSFYVALERVAHE; the protein is encoded by the exons ATGGCGGCGCCCTGCGCGGAGATGGAACCGGCGGCGCCTCCTCCGTCCCCGCCCGCTCCTCCTGCGGCCGCGCCGGGCTCGGCCGGGCTCGTGTGCGCGCAGGGCCGCAACCTGCGGGCCGTGCTGTGCCAGCGCTGCGGCTCCCGGGTGCTGCTGCCCGGCGCCGCCACCTTCGCCCGCCGTGAG ctcctcctgcccgcCATGAGGAAgaaggcggcggcggcggcggcgggaggcggcggggaTGTGCTGCGGGAGCACTGGCTGGTGCGCGACATGTTCTCCTTCGAGAACGTGGGATTCACCCGCGACGTGGGAAACGTCAAGTTCCTGGTGTGCGCCGACTGCGAGGCGGGGCCCATCGGCTGGCACTGCCTCGACGACAAGGACAGCTTCTACGTGGCGCTGGAGCGCGTGGCCCACGAGTGA